In Paenibacillus stellifer, the DNA window TAAGCGCAGTGCAGCTTCTTTGGAGGGATTTATATTATGATAAACAGCACATCGGCGGGCGCCGCCAAGGCACTCTCTATTAAGCCCACCAAGAAGAGATTCAAGAAGCAGATGCTTTGGGGCTATCTGTTTGTGGCTCCGCCATTTATCGGGATGGCCATCTTCTTGCTCTATCCGCTTCTGTCCTCTTTATATATCAGTTTCTCGAAGTATGATTTCAGCACTTCTCCCCAGTTCATCGGCGCGGACAACTACACCCGGATGCTGTTTCATGATCCTCTTATTTGGAAGACCTTGGGGAATACATTCTACGCAGCGCTGGGCGTGCCGATCGGGATGGCAGTATCTTTGTTTATCGCCCTCTTGCTGAACCAGAAGATCAAGGGAAGAAACTTCTTCCGGCTGATGTTCTTCCTTCCGACCATTTGCTCGGTTGTGGCCATTACGCTGATGTGGCAGTGGATCTTCAACTCGGATTATGGCCTGCTGAACTATTTCCTGAGTCTCTTGCATATTCAGGGTCCGGCTTGGCTGACCGATGAACACTGGTCGATGCCGGCCATGATCATTCAAGGGGTGTGGGGAGGACTCGGCGTTAACATTATTCTTTATCTGTCTTCGCTAGGTAATGTTCCTACCCAACTATACGAAGCCGCCAAGGTTGACGGAGCGGGAGCCTGGGTCAGATTCCGCCATATTACGCTTCCTGGTATTTCTCCAATCACCTTTTTCATTCTCGTGACCTCTCTGATCGGAGCGCTTCAGGACTTTACGCGCTTTATCATCATGACGGCCGGCGGTCCGAACTATTCGACTACCACAATCGTCTACTATCTCTATTCACAGGCGTTCCAGTACAGCGACATGGGATTCGCCTCCGCAATCGCCTGGTTCGTGGCTTTCATAATTATGATAATCACTTTGATCAATTTCGTAGCATCCCGAAAATGGGTTCACTACAACTAACGGAAGGGGGATCTATATGAGCAGTATTAGTGCAGGCAATTCCAATTATTCGGCCGAACGGAAATTCAGTCTCAAAAGTGTCTTAGGCAAAGTCATGGTGTACATTTTGCTGATTCTCGGCGGTATTGCGATGGCTGTCCCTTTCTTGTGGATGCTGTCCACATCCTTGAAAGATGAAGGATCGGTCTTCTCGATTCCCCCGCAGTGGATTCCAAGTCCGGTCGTGTGGGAGAATTACAAGCTGCTGTTCGAGAAGGTAAATATGGTTCAAGGCTTCACGAACACCATGATGATCATCATTCCGACGATTGCCATCGGCTTATTCGTTTCGGCACTGGCAGGTTACGGCTTCGCGAAGCAGACATTCCTTGGCCGCGACAAGTTATTCACCGTTCTGCTCGGAACGATCATGATCCCGGGCACGGTAACGATGATTCCCGCCTTTATCATGTTCAAAAATTTCGGTTGGGTGGACAGCTGGAAGCCCCTGATGATTCCGGGAATGTTCGGCGCGCCGATGGTTATCTTTTTTCTGCGGCAATTCTTTATGACCATTCCGAACGAGCTTGAGGAAGCAGCGAGAATCGACGGGATGAATCCATTCGGTATCTTTATGAAAATCATGGTTCCCCTGGCCAAGCCGGCGATCATGACCCAGGCCGTACTTTCCTTCAACGGTTCTTATAACGACTATCTGGGACCCTTGATTTACTTGAATTCTCCAGAGAAATGGACGCTTCAGCTGGAGCTGGCTTCCTTGAGCTCTTATTATTCGTCCGAATGGACCTATATTATGGCCGGCTCGGTACTGGCTCTGCTGCCGACGCTGCTGCTCTTTGCATTCCTGCAAAGATATTTCATTGAAGGCATCGCGCTGACAGGCATTAAGGGATAGCTGAAAGATAAATAAAGAAGCAGGATAGGAGAGGTTATGGATGGCGAGGATCAAGGTGGTCATCAATGCCGATATTGGAAAAGGAAAGATTAACCGCAACATTTACGGGCAGTTTGCCGAGCATTTGGGCCGCTGTATTTATGAAGGCATCTGGGTGGGCGAGGATTCACCGATCGGGAATACGGACGGCATGCGGAATGACGTTCTGGCCGCGCTGAAGAATTTGAATATTCCGGTTCTGCGCTGGCCGGGCGGCTGTTTTGCCGACGAATACCACTGGAAAGACGGCATTGGGCCGAAGGAGAACCGCAAGCGGATGGTCAATACGCACTGGGGAGGCGTCGTGGAGAACAACCACTTCGGGACGCATGAATTCTTCCGGCTGTGTGAGCTGCTTGATGCGGAGCCGTATATTTGCGGCAATGTGGGGAGCGGGACTGTTCAGGAAATGTCCGAATGGGTCGAATATATGACCTTTGACGGCGAATCGCCGATGGCTGGCTGGCGGCAGGAGAACGGCAGGGAGGAGCCCTGGAAGCTGAAATATTTCGGTGTAGGGAACGAGAACTGGGGCTGCGGCGGCAATATGCGGCCTGAGTATTATGCCGACCTGTACCGCCGTTATCAGACCTATGTAAGAAATTATGGGGATAATCGTATTTACCGGATCGCCGGCGGAGCGAACATTGATGATTACCGGTGGACGGAAGTGCTGATGCGCGAGGCTGGACATCTGATGGACGGACTCAGCCTGCATTACTATACCATCCCTGGCAGTTGGGAAGAGAAGCGTCATGCGCTTGGATTTGATGAAGCGGGATGGTTCGAGACTATGAAGAAGTCCTACTATATGGATGAACTTATAACCCGTCATTCCGGCATTATGGATCGGTACGATCCGGACAAGCGAGTGGGATTGATTATAGATGAATGGGGAACCTGGTTCCTGGTCGAGCCCGGAAGCAACCCCGGATTTCTGTATCAGCAAAATACCGTCCGGGACGCGCTGGTGGCCGCTCTGCATCTACATATTTTCCATAACCATAACGATCGGGTGCAGATGACGAACATCGCTCAGATGGTCAATGTGCTGCAGGCGATGATTTTGACTGAGGGACCGCGCATGGTCCTGACGCCGACGTATCATGTCTTTGAAATGTTCAAGGTGCACCAGGATGCGGAGCTCCTTGATTTCAATGCCTGCTGCGGAACTTACAGTCTTGACGGGGAATCACTTCCTCAGGTTAGCGTCTCGGCTTCCCGTGACGCAAGCGGAAGCATACACATCACAATGTGCAATATCGATCCGAACCATGAGGCTGTTATTCAGGTGGACATCCGGGGAACGGAATTGCCGGCTGTATCTTCTGGTGTCATTTTGGCCGGACAGCATATGGAGGATCATAACGATTTCCAGCAGCCGGATAAGGTGAAGCCCGAGAGCTTCGACGGCTTCCGTGTTGATGGGTCCGCGCTAACGGTTACGCTGCCTCCAATGTCGGTAGCCCTTATCAAGCTGTAAACGAAACGGCAGCCATTCGCTAATCTGGAATTAAAGGAGAAGTCGCATATGTCGAACACCGATTTCAACAATCCGCTGGTTGAGCAGCGCGCAGATCCGTGGATCTATAAACATGTTGATGGCTATTATTATTTCACCGCATCGGTTCCGGAATATGACCGGATCGAAGTCCGGCGGGCACGCACGTTGGAAGAGCTGGCCTCGGCGGAACCATCTGTCGCCTGGCGCAAGTATGAGACGGGACCGCTCAGCGCCAATATATGGGCTCCGGAAATCCATTATACGGACGGTAAATGGTACATCTACTTCGCGGCGGCCCGGACGACCGAGACGAATGACGGTCTGTTCGATCATCGTATGTTCGCGCTGGAGAATGAATCACAGAACCCTCTGGAAGGAACCTGGGTGGAGAAGGGACAGGTCAAGACAGCCTGGGAATCCTTCGCACTGGACGCCACAAGCTTCGAGCATAAGGGCAAGCTCTATTATGTCTGGGCGCAGAAGGACCCGGATATTCCGGGGAACTCCAATCTCTACATCTCCGAGATGTCCAATCCTTGGACGCTGACGGGCAAGCAGACGATGATCACGAAGCCTGAATATGACTGGGAAACCATCGGATTCAGCGTCAATGAAGGCCCGGCGGTTCTCAAACGGAACGGCCGGATCTTCATGACCTTCTCCGCAAGCGCGACTGACTTCAATTACTGCATGGGCCTCTTGTGGGCCGATGAAGACGCCGACCTGCTGGAGGCATCTTCCTGGAACAAGCTGTCTCATCCCGTGTTCACCACCAACGAGGAGAACGGGCAATACGGGCCGGGTCATAACAGCTTTACTGTCGGTGAGAACGGGGAAGATATTCTGATCTACCATGCCCGGAATTATAAGGAGATCGTCGGCGACCCTCTGTACGATCCGAACCGGCATACCCGCGCGCAAGTCTTCGGCTGGAACGAGGAAGGCTTGCCCGTATTCGGCATACCGGTTAAGGATAGCGCAGCGAAATAATGACGCACATCGCAACGAAAGCTCAGTCTGGCTCTCCAGACAAGCAGCAATGAAAAGTCCATAACAGCACACGAGGCTGCTTCCGCAAGTCATCCTGGGATGACCGGAAGCAGCCTCGTATTGTATCGGTTCAATGAATTAAGGAATGTACTGTTGAACAATCGAAGTAATCTCGCCATTCTCAATGGTCAGGTGGTAAGGGAATGAACTTAGGTCGATTACATCGGTTTTGGCAAAAGCCTTCAAGAAAGCATCCAGTGTAACTGGTTCGTTCCATTTGATATCCAAATCCCCCGGATTGCCGGTGTGGTCGTAGATCTGCATCGTGACAGTGGCGTTTGGAGCGATCGGGTATTGAGTCAGCGCATTGCTGTCATTGACAATGTAATAGTCGTCGGGAGTTCCGCCCAACTCGGCATAGGACTCAGGCTCGCGCTCCGCAAATACGCGGTTGGCTTCCGCGCCTTGATACCAGTTGATCTCATCTGCCGTCAAGAGTGTGCCATCGCCCGAGGACTTGAGGGAGTGAATATACACCGTAATATGCTGCTCTTCGGCGCCGCTCTGAGCGACAGCCTGGCTGCCAAGCGAACTGGTCCCACCTGTGAGAGACAGAATCAGCAGCAACAGGGCAGGCAGTACAAACATTTTGATTCTTTTCATCTTGACGATCCCCCTTGGCTTCAAAAAAGCACGGTATAAGGCTATATACCCACTATATTATTTCTTAAACTGTGCTTGTATACCTTCTAACGTGCCAGGGGGAAAAAGGTTGCAGAAATTTCCGGCTGCTTGGTCTCAATGCCGGATTTTTTTGTATTCGTTCGGCGTCACGCCGACCATTCGCTTGAACAATTTATTGAAGTAGGCCGGATCGGGATAGCCAACCTCGGCTCCGATTTTGTGAACCTTCATTCCGGGAGAGCTGCGGAGCAGCTGCTTCGCTTTTCTGATCCGGATTTCTGTAATGTATTCGGTCAGCGTCAGCCCTGTTTCCTGCTTGAACAGCTTGCTCAGGTAGCTGGGTGTCAAATACACCATGCCTGCCAGTGCTCCAAGCTCGGCATGCTGGCTGTAGTTGGCCGAGAGCCAGCGTTTGATATGCTCGACGGCATTGCCGCCCATTTCCTGCCGAAGCTTGCGAATTTCATCCAGGGTTCCTTCGAGGGCTGCGCGGAACTGCCGTTCAATTTCGCTGATGCTCATACCGGAAGCCAGAGAACGTTCCAACTGTTCGACCTGCTCTCTTCCGAGCAGTGAATCGAACTCCTGAAACTCCGTGGCTGCTGTATCCAGAACAGACCGGCACATCTGAAGGATATCCTCCATCCCGGCCCGGCGGCTTTGGAGTGAGGCGAATTCCTGGTGTATCCACTCGACGACCTGGCTGATATGAAGCATTTGAAGGTCTTCCCGAAGGACCTCCCAATCTCCGCCGGGCCGGCGAAGACCTGACTCTTCTCTGGGCGGCAGATCGCCATGTCCTGCGAAGAAGAAAGGGGACTCGCTGTAAATGCCGAGGTCGCGAGCTTTCTCAGCTTCGGCGAACGCGGCCTTCAGCTCGCTTATTTCGGCCCCTGCACGGCTTGCACCGACATGAACGGATCTGCCGAAGCTTACGGACAGAAGCGGGGAGCTGGCACTCCGGATTTCGGCGGCGCTAGGCTCCTTGCTGAAGTAGGCGATCCATACCTGCTGGCGGTCGCCAAGAGGGAGGCAGTCCGCCGTCTCATCGGCCGTTCGCCAATTGTCCGTTCCTTCCTTCAGGGTGCCGGGCGAGTCACATTTCTGGACATACACTACAAAATAGGGGGCCGGCAGAGCGAAACCGGGAGGCAGAACCTCCGTAAAGACATCGCTGTGCAGGCAGGAATCCAGAAGACGCTCGCGCAGCTGCTTCTCTTTCGCGCCGGCTAGCAGCTTTTCCCTGTCCAGACGGTGAAGAAGCTCCAGCAGCTGCTCCTTGTCGATCGGCTTGAGCAGATAGTCCACGGCGGCGTAGCGGATAGCCTCCTGGGCGTAGCTGAACTCGGTGAAGCCGCTCATGATAATGCAGCGTATATCGGGCTGCTCGTTCTTCAGCTCGCGGATCAGTGCAAGCCCATCCACCTCGGGCATCCGTATATCCGTGAGTACCACGTCCACCGGCTCTTCGGCGATCAGCTCGAGAGCTTCCCGCCCATTGGAGCAGCTGCCGGCTACCCGGAAGCCGCTCTCCCTTCCGATAATGCGGGATAGTCCGTCTCTAATGAACACTTCATCGTCAACGACAAGTATGCTTAACAAAGAATCCCTCCTCTAACGAATGGGAAGAACAAGGTCCGTGTCGCTTGGTGTGCTGTCCAGCTTGAGCCGCAGGGTCACGCAGGTTCCGATTCCCGGCCGGCTCCATACTTGAATGCCGGAAGATTCGCCGTAGTGAAGTTTGATTCGCTCATTCACATTATGCAGCCCGATGCCGAATCTGCTGGAGGATGCCGTGTTGATCAGGCTGTAATTCAAATGCTTTAAGGTCTCGGCATCCATGCCGACTCCGTCGTCGTCAACGCGCAGCAGCACGTACTCTTCCTCATAGCGCGCCGTTATTTTGACGTTCCCAAGCCCTTGCTTCGGCTCAAGACCGTGAAAGACGGCGTTCTCCACGATCGGCTGGAACACCAGCTTCAGAATCGGCAGATTCATCAGATCTTCGGGGACGTCCACAAGCAGGCTGTATTTATCGGGAAACCGGATTTGCAGCAGATTAAAATAATTGCGGACATGCTCAAGCTCCTGCCGGACGGTTACGGACTCATCATTTCGGGTGATGCTGTATCTCATCTGCTGTCCCAGCAGATAGGTAAGCTTCGCAATCTGGGTGTCGTCACGGCTCTCCGCCAGCATGCGGATCGACTCCAGCGTATTATAGAAAAAGTGCGGGTTGATCTGGTTCTGCAGAGCTCGCATATCGGCTTTCTGTTTGCGTTTCTCCGTCTGTTTCACTTCGCTCAGCAGGTCGCGGATACGGATAATCATCCGGTTGAAGTGGGTCCCCAGCATCCCGATTTCATCGT includes these proteins:
- a CDS encoding alpha-N-arabinofuranosidase, yielding MARIKVVINADIGKGKINRNIYGQFAEHLGRCIYEGIWVGEDSPIGNTDGMRNDVLAALKNLNIPVLRWPGGCFADEYHWKDGIGPKENRKRMVNTHWGGVVENNHFGTHEFFRLCELLDAEPYICGNVGSGTVQEMSEWVEYMTFDGESPMAGWRQENGREEPWKLKYFGVGNENWGCGGNMRPEYYADLYRRYQTYVRNYGDNRIYRIAGGANIDDYRWTEVLMREAGHLMDGLSLHYYTIPGSWEEKRHALGFDEAGWFETMKKSYYMDELITRHSGIMDRYDPDKRVGLIIDEWGTWFLVEPGSNPGFLYQQNTVRDALVAALHLHIFHNHNDRVQMTNIAQMVNVLQAMILTEGPRMVLTPTYHVFEMFKVHQDAELLDFNACCGTYSLDGESLPQVSVSASRDASGSIHITMCNIDPNHEAVIQVDIRGTELPAVSSGVILAGQHMEDHNDFQQPDKVKPESFDGFRVDGSALTVTLPPMSVALIKL
- a CDS encoding carbohydrate ABC transporter permease; translated protein: MSSISAGNSNYSAERKFSLKSVLGKVMVYILLILGGIAMAVPFLWMLSTSLKDEGSVFSIPPQWIPSPVVWENYKLLFEKVNMVQGFTNTMMIIIPTIAIGLFVSALAGYGFAKQTFLGRDKLFTVLLGTIMIPGTVTMIPAFIMFKNFGWVDSWKPLMIPGMFGAPMVIFFLRQFFMTIPNELEEAARIDGMNPFGIFMKIMVPLAKPAIMTQAVLSFNGSYNDYLGPLIYLNSPEKWTLQLELASLSSYYSSEWTYIMAGSVLALLPTLLLFAFLQRYFIEGIALTGIKG
- a CDS encoding glycoside hydrolase family 43 protein; amino-acid sequence: MSNTDFNNPLVEQRADPWIYKHVDGYYYFTASVPEYDRIEVRRARTLEELASAEPSVAWRKYETGPLSANIWAPEIHYTDGKWYIYFAAARTTETNDGLFDHRMFALENESQNPLEGTWVEKGQVKTAWESFALDATSFEHKGKLYYVWAQKDPDIPGNSNLYISEMSNPWTLTGKQTMITKPEYDWETIGFSVNEGPAVLKRNGRIFMTFSASATDFNYCMGLLWADEDADLLEASSWNKLSHPVFTTNEENGQYGPGHNSFTVGENGEDILIYHARNYKEIVGDPLYDPNRHTRAQVFGWNEEGLPVFGIPVKDSAAK
- a CDS encoding response regulator, which codes for MLSILVVDDEVFIRDGLSRIIGRESGFRVAGSCSNGREALELIAEEPVDVVLTDIRMPEVDGLALIRELKNEQPDIRCIIMSGFTEFSYAQEAIRYAAVDYLLKPIDKEQLLELLHRLDREKLLAGAKEKQLRERLLDSCLHSDVFTEVLPPGFALPAPYFVVYVQKCDSPGTLKEGTDNWRTADETADCLPLGDRQQVWIAYFSKEPSAAEIRSASSPLLSVSFGRSVHVGASRAGAEISELKAAFAEAEKARDLGIYSESPFFFAGHGDLPPREESGLRRPGGDWEVLREDLQMLHISQVVEWIHQEFASLQSRRAGMEDILQMCRSVLDTAATEFQEFDSLLGREQVEQLERSLASGMSISEIERQFRAALEGTLDEIRKLRQEMGGNAVEHIKRWLSANYSQHAELGALAGMVYLTPSYLSKLFKQETGLTLTEYITEIRIRKAKQLLRSSPGMKVHKIGAEVGYPDPAYFNKLFKRMVGVTPNEYKKIRH
- a CDS encoding carbohydrate ABC transporter permease → MINSTSAGAAKALSIKPTKKRFKKQMLWGYLFVAPPFIGMAIFLLYPLLSSLYISFSKYDFSTSPQFIGADNYTRMLFHDPLIWKTLGNTFYAALGVPIGMAVSLFIALLLNQKIKGRNFFRLMFFLPTICSVVAITLMWQWIFNSDYGLLNYFLSLLHIQGPAWLTDEHWSMPAMIIQGVWGGLGVNIILYLSSLGNVPTQLYEAAKVDGAGAWVRFRHITLPGISPITFFILVTSLIGALQDFTRFIIMTAGGPNYSTTTIVYYLYSQAFQYSDMGFASAIAWFVAFIIMIITLINFVASRKWVHYN